The Thermobifida halotolerans sequence CAGGGCCCCCGGGGCGCGGCCGTCTCGTTGTCACCGCGGGGCCGAGGAGTTCCGTCGCATCCCGGCGGTGGCTCCGGACAACCGGCTGGCCCCGGTGTTCTGCCCGGGGTCCGCCTCGCCCGGTCGACGCGGGCGGCGGGCGGCGGTCCGCTCCCGGGTCTCCTTCAGGGCGGGCTCCCCGGGACGTGGGAGTCCGGGTCCGCGCGCGTCTCGGGGCCGGCCCCGCCGCCCGCCGGGCGCACCGGGGCCTCGTCCCCCGCCCGTCCCCGCCGTCGGCGCTCGCCGTCCACGTGTCCTCCTCGCCGCGTTCGGGAAACTCCGCAGACCGCTCCGGCGCCGCCCCCGTCCCCGTGTCCCCCGGTGTCGCCGTCGACCCGTCGCGGCGTGCTCACCGGTTCACGCGCGGGCCTGTCCGGGCGCCGGGTCGCGGCCGGGGCTCGGACGGCGGCCGTAGCGCCACTTGAGGTACTTGCCCTCGCGTTCGGCCCGGCGCATCTCGGCGTAGAGTCCGTCCGGGTCGGGCGCGGAGACGACCTGGCCGCCCTCGGGCAGCGGCCAGCGGGCGAACGCCCAGTACCGGCGGGTGTAGGGACCCCACAGCACCACCCAGGCGCCCTGCTTCTGCCACTCGATGTGCGCGGCGACGCCGCGGCGGTCGGGGTCGTGGAACTCCCCCTCCGCGCGGCCCGTTCCAGCACGCTTGCCCACCGGTTGTCCTCCACGCTCGACGGGGGCGGTACTCCGCTCCTGTCAAGCGTCACACGCCCACCGCCGGGTGAAAAGACCAGAAATGGCGATCGGGCCGGATGCGGTCACCCGCGTCCGGCCCGTGCCGCCGGTGTCGGCTACTCGTCGTCCTCGTCGGAGGCGTGGTGGTCGAGGTTGGACACGCCGCGCCGCCAGTAGCCGTCGACCTCGAAGTCGCGGCCGCGCACCAGGCCGCGCTCCTTGAGCAGGCGGCGGATCGGCTTGAGGGCGTCGGCCTCGCCGCCGACCCAGACGAACACCCCCTCCTCGGGCAGTTCCGTCTTCTCCAGGGCGCGTAGCAGCAGGTCGGTGGTGCCGGGGGCGGCGCCGTCGCGGTGCAGCCAGGTGATCTCGGCTCCGGCGGGCGCGTCCAGTTTCTGCTCCTCGGCGGCGTCGGCGACCTCGAAGAACGCGGTGACGCGGGCGTCGCGCGGCAGTTCCTCGACGCGGCGGGCCGCGGCGGGCAGCGCGGTCTCGTCGGCGAGCAGCACGTGGTGGTCGTAGTCCGGGTAGTGGACGGTGCCGCGCGGCCCCAGCACGCCGAGGCGGTCGCCGACCCTGGCGTTGGCCGCCCAGCGTCCGCCGGGGCCGTGCTCGTGGACGACGAAGTCGACGGTGAGCAGTCCGGCCTCGGGGGCGAAGCGGCGCACCGTGTAGTCGCGGTAGATGACGCCGGGGTCGCGGAAGTTGAGGCAGCGGTCGTCCTCGACGACGGGGAGCACGTGCTCGCCGGTGTCGGGGTTGGGGAACCACAGTTTGACGTGGTCGGCGAAGTTGTCGCTGCGCAGCCCCTCGATGTCGGGGCCGCCGAGGTGGACGCGGACCATGCGGGGGGTGATCCGTTCGACGCTGACGGCCTCCAGCACCCTGGGCTTCAGGGGGTACATCTCGACACTACGCTCGCGCACCGCGGTGGACATGGGTCACTCCTCGTACTCGGTTGTTGCGGACAGGGAGGCGGGGTGCTCGGTCCGCTCCCGGTGGGGTCGCCCGGTGGCGACCGGTGTGTCGTCGGGCTCGGCGGGGACGTCCTCGCGGGGTTCCTCGGCGAGCACCCGTGCCGCGCGCAGGCCGGGGAAGGCCAGGGCGAGCGCGCCGACGGACAGCACGGTCATGGCGCCGCCCGCGGTGATGGCCACGGCGGCGCCCAGCAGCGGGGCCAGCGCGCCCAGGGTGAGCGCGCCCGCGGAGTCGCCGATGGTGGCCTGGGCGGTCCACAGGCTGTTGACCCGGCCGCGCAGCGCGTCGGGGGTGTGCGACTGCAGCAGGGCGTAGCGCAGGATCTCCTCGGCGACCTGGCCGAACCCCAGCAGCGCCAGGAACGCGAACGCCGCCCAGAAGACCGGGCTGAGGCCGAGGCCGAGCACCGCCGCGCCGCACAGGACGACGGCGGCCAGCAGCACCGTTCCGTTCCGGCGGACGTGGGCGGTCCACCCGCTGGTGAGGGAGCCGAGGAGCGCGCCCAGCGCCGGGGCGGTGTAGAGCATGCCGACCATGGCCGGTCCGCCGCCCAGCACCGTGTCGGTGAACTCGTTGATGAGCACGTACGGGGCGGCGAACAGCAGTTGCGCGAAGCCCAGGAGCAGCAGCGGGCCGACGACCCGGTGGCGCACGGCGAAGCGCGCGCCGTCGGCGACCGCTTCCAGCACCGGTCGGCCGCGGTGCTGCCCGTCGGGCTCCAGGCGCGGCAGCCGCCACACCAGCGCGGTGGTCACCAGCGACAGCACCGCGGTGATGGTGTAGTTGCCGCCCATTCCGGCCGTGGCGATGAGGACGCCGCCCAGGGCGGGGGCCAGGACCGCTCCGAGCTCGCCGTTGAGCGCCAGCAGCGCCCCGGCCGCGGGGAGCCTGTCGCGGGGGACGAAGCCGGGGGCCGCCGCCTGCAGCGCCACCGCGCTGAAGGAGCCGAAGAACCCGGTGAACAGGGCCACGGCGTAGATGACCCAGAGCAGGGGGTCGTCGGGGACGAGGCTGTTGGCGGCGAGCGCGCCGTAGCCCACCACGGCGGAGGCGCGGCCGACGACGATGAGGCGGCGCCGGTCGCCCCGGTCCGCCAGGACCCCGCCGACCAGGGTTCCGCACAGAACCGAGACGGCGTTGGCGGTGTGGACCGTGGCGACGAGGAAGGACGACCCGGTGAGCTCGTAGACCTGGGTGGGCAGGGCGACGGAGGCGAATCCGAGCCCGAAGATCGAGACGATCCTGGCGACGAAGACGATCCGGAACTCCCTGCTGACGCGCAGCGGGGTCACGTCGATCATCAGGCGGGCGAGTCTCACGGCGTCCTCACGGATCGGCGACAACAACCCCACGGGTCGTTACTTAGGCAAGGCACACCTTAGCATCACCGGGCCGTGGCGTCGCGGGTCTCAGTCGAGGACGGCTCCCGACTTCTGGTCGCTTCCGGGGACCGGCTCGGCCAGGTCGTCGCCGAGCGCCACGATGCGGTTGTCGGCGTCCACGTGCACCACCCTGGGGCGGTGCGTGGCGCGCTCGGCCTCGGTGAGCTGGGTGTAGGAGATGATGATGACCAGGTCTCCGGGCGAGACCAGGCGGGCGGCGGCCCCGTTGATGCCGATGACGCCGCTGCCGCGCTCCCCGGTCAGCACGTAGGTGACCAGTCGGCTGCCGTTGGTGATGTCCACCACGTGGACCTGCTCGCCGTCGACCAGGTCGGCCGCGTCCATCAGGTCGGCGTCGATGGTGATCGAGCCGACGTAGTGCAGGTCCGCCTGCGTGACCGTGGCACGGTGGATCTTGCCGTTGAGCATGGTGCGCAGCACCGTGGGCCTCCTCGCGGTCGTCTGGGTTGTCCGGGGCGGGTCCGGCCCGCTCCCTGCGTGTCCGACGCCCCAGCGTACGGCCGGGGCGTCCGGGCGCCCGCAGGGACTCCCCGGTGTGCGGCGCGCGGCCGGGTGGCCGCGCGCCCGGTCAACGATCGCGGACCGGCCCCGGGGCCGACTACCCCCGCTGCTCCATGGCCCGGCGGAGGCTGCGCGGCCGCAGGTCGGTCCAGTGGGTGTTGACGTAGTCCAGGGCCTCGGCGCGCGAGGCGGGTCCGAACACGGTGCGCCACCCCTGTGGGACCTCGGCGAACTCGGGCCACAGGGAGTGCTGGTCCTCGTCGTTGACCAGGACGAGGAACACGCCTTCGTCGTCGTCGAACGGATTGGTCACGGGAATTGTTCCTTTCGCCGCGGAGGGTGGGGGCACCCGCCGGGTCCGGTCCCGGCGGGCGTGTCGGCTACAGGTCCGCCAGGACCTCTTCGACCTGGTCGAGGACCGTGTTGGCCTGGGCGTAGGTGCGGGCGGCGCTGTAGCGCAGCGGATGGCTCTGCCCGGCCTCGACGGCGGGCAGGTCCTGCCACAGCTCCTGGTCCAGCAGGGCCTCGGTGAACGGGTCGGGCTGCCCGGCTGCGTCGGTCTCGTAGAAGATGACGTCGGCGTCGGAGAGCTGGTCGATCTCCTCGTAGGAGTAGAAGGCGGCGAAGTTCTCGCCCGCGGCCCGCTGCGCCTCGGTCTGGCGGGCGCCGAGCGTGTCGAGGATCTCCCCGCCCCAGGCGTTGGTGTTGTCGACGGCGAACTCGCCGTCGGAGCCGAAGACGACCGCGAAGGTGGTGTCGGCGAGCTGGTCGGCGTAGGTGGTCCTGATCTCCTCGACCCGGCTGTCGAAGCGCTCCTGCTCCTCGGTGGCGCGCTCGCCGTCGCCGACGGCCCGCGACAGCTCGAGGGTCATGTCGCGCAGTCCGGCTCCGGCGCCGTCGAAGTCGTAGAAGACGGTGGGGGCGATCTGCTCCAGGTCCTCGCGCGTGGCGGCGTACTCGTCGTGGCTCTCCACGCGCACGCCGCCGATGATCAGGTCGGGCCGGGCCTCGGCGATGGCCTCCAGGTTGAGTTCCAGGCTCGCCGACTGCACCACCGGGTACTGCGAGAGCTTCTCGAACTCCTCGGCGGTGTAGAGGGTGGCCACCGGTTCGATCACGCCGACCGGCTCGATCCCGGCCTCCAGGACGACCTCGGTGCCGAACTCCAGGGCGACGACGCGCTGGGGGTCGGCGGGGATGTCGACCGTGCCGTAGTCGGTCTCCACGGAGACGGTCTCGCCCGCCTGCGCGGCGTCCTGGGCGGCGTCGTCGGCCCGGCCGCCGCCGCAGGCGGTCAGGGTGAGGACGAGCGCGAGGGCGCCCGCGCCGGTCGCGACCGCGCCGCGGGGGGATGTCTGCTGCTTCACTGTCGACCACTTTCTGTCCGTCGTCGGCCGGGCCCTCGTCCGGACCACGGCCGTGAACCACTGATTAGGAAAGCCTTGCCTAAGAAAAATAGAGGGTTTTGGTGGGTTCTCCGCGCCGATCGGCCAGCCGTGTCCGTATCGTGACGGTCACGGCGGGGCGCTCAGGGGCACCCGTCGCCGCGCCGCAGCGCCGCGTCGAGGACCGGACCGACCACCGACAGCGCCGCCGGGCCGGTCAGGTCGTTGTGGCCGCAGTCGACCTCGTGGTCGTGCACCTCGCCGGTCACGTAGCGCCGCCACAGGTGCGCGCCGATCCCCGACTCCGCGTCGCGCTCCGCCGCCGCGGTGAAGAAGTGCAGGTCGCCGTCGTAGACGCGGTAGCGCGTCCGGTACATGACGTCCATCGTGTACATGCGGGCCCGCACCACGCGGTCGATGGTCTCGGCGTCGAACTCCGCCCACACGCCGTCGCTGTCGCGCAGGAACTCCACCACCTCGTCGCGCTTCCACGGCCTGCCCAGCCAGCTCGGCAGCTCGCGCCGGGAGCTGGACAGCAGGAAATCCAGCGCCTCCTGCTCGGCCTCCTCGGCACTGGGCACTCCCCCGGCCGCCGCGACCTCCTCGGCGTCGGTGGGATAGGTGTCCAGCAGCGCCAGGAACGGCACCCGCTCCCCCTCCGCCTGCAGCAGGGTGGCCAGGGCGTGCGCGACCTGCCCGCCGAACGACCAGCCCACCAGGTGGTAGGGGCCCTGCGGCTGCACCCGGCGGACGTGTCCGGCGTACAGCTCGACCAGCTCGTCCATCGTCTCGGGCAGCTCCTCCCCGCGCAGTCCGGGAAACTGCACGCCCACCAGCGGGCGCTCCCGGTCGAGGAAGGGCGCCAGCGCGGCGTAGGACCAGCTGAACCCGCTGGCCGGGTGGAAGCAGAACAGCGGGGGCCGCCGCCCGCCCTCGCGCAGCCGCAGCACGGTGGCCAGCAGGTCGTCGCGGCGCTCGCCGTCCAGGTACTCGCGCAGCCGGGCGACGGTGGGCGCGGCCAGCAGCGTTCCCGCGCCCAGGCGCACCCCCATCCGCCTGCGGACGCGGCCCGCCAGCCGCATCGCCAGCAGCGAGTGCCCGCCCAGTTCGTAGAAGTCGTCGTCGATGCCCACCTCGTCGACGCCGAGGACCGCGGCGAAGTGCTCGCACAACTGGCGGTCGGTGTCGTCCCTGGGAGCGCGGCCCCTCCGCTCGGGGGCGGCGGGCGCGGGCAGCGCGGCGCGGTCCAGCTTGCCGTTGCCGGTCAGCGGCAGCCGCTCCAGCACCACCAGGTGGGCGGGGACCATAGCGGCGGGCAGCGCGTCGGCCAGGTCGCGGCGCAGCCGCGCGGTGTCGACCTCCCGGCCCGCGGCGGGCACCAGGTAGCCGACCAACTTCCTGCGGCCGGGGGCGTCCTCGCGGACCACCACCGCGGCCTGGGCGACGTCCGGCCGCTCCTCCAGTACGGCGACGACCTCGGCGGGTTCCACGCGCACACCCCGGATCTTGATCTGGTCGTCGACGCGCCCCAGGTAGTCGAGGCGGCCGTGGGAGTCCCAGCGCACCAGGTCGCCGGTGCGGTACATGCGCGCCCCCGGCGGGCCGAACGGGTCGGCGACGAAGCGTTCGGCCGTGAGGTCGCCGCGCCCGGCGTAGCCGCGCGCCAGCCCCACCCCGGACACGTACAGCTCCCCCGGCGTGCCGGGGGCGACCGGCCGCAGCGCGGAGTCCAGGACGTGCACCCGGGTGTTGGCGATGGGGCCGCCCACGGTGGGGGCGGCGCTGTCGGCGGTGCCGCCGCCGAGGGTGTTGATCGTGTACTCGGTGGGCCCGTACAGGTTGTAGCCGAGGACGCCGTCGGCGTCGCGCAGCGCCTGCCACACGGTGTCGCTGACCGCCTCGCCGCCCAGCAGCACCAGCGCGGGCCGGTGGCGGCCCCCGTCGAGCAGGCCGTCCTCGATCAACTGGCCGCAGTAGGAGGGGGTGACGTTGACGACGTCGACCGCGTGGCGGCGGCAGTAGTCGACCAGCCGGTCGGAGTCGCGGCGCAGCTCCTCGTCGAGCAGGTGCACCTCGTGCCCGTCGACCAGCCACAGCAGCTCCTCCCACGACATGTCGAAGGAGAAGGACACGGTGTGCGCCACCCGCAGCACCCGGTGGCCCAGGGCGGCCACGACCGGGCCGAAGATGGTCTCGCGGTGGTTGACCAGCATGTTCACCAGTCCCCGCGCGGGGACCTGCACGCCCTTGGGACGACCGGTGGAGCCGGAGGTGAAGATGGTGTAGGCGAGGTGGTCGCCGCGCGCCGGGACCGGCCGGTCGGCGTCGACGGGGTCGGCGGGGTCCGTGCGGGCCAGGGCGGCGCGCGTCTCGGGGTCGTCCAGCACCAGCCGGGTCCCGCCGGCGTCGGCGGGCAGCCGCCCCAGCGCGGCCGTGCCGGTGACGGTGACCGCGGGCGCGGTGTCGGCGAGCACGGCGCGCAGCCGGCCCTCGGGGTGCTCCAGGTCGAGGGGCACGTAGGCGGCACCCGCCTTGAACACCGCGAACAGGGTGACCACCCAGTCGCTGGAGCGGGGCAGGCCGATCGCGACCAGGCTCTCCGGTCCCACGCCGTGCTCCAGCAGCAGGCGGGCCAGCCGGTTGGCGCGCTCGTTGAGTTCGGCGAAGGTCAGCGTGGCGTCGCGGGCGACCAGGGCGGTGCGGTCCGGCCAGGTGCGCGCCGAGGTCTCGAACAGCTCCACCAGGCTCTGCTCGGGCAGTGCGCGCGCGGTGTCGCCGTGGGCGCGTGCCAGGGCCGCGCGCTCGGTCTCCGACAGCGCGTCCAGGGCCGCCACCGGTTCCTCGGGGGCGGCCGTGATCTGCTCCAGCAGCCGCAGGAACCGGTCGAACAGGGTGCGGGCCAGCTCCTCGTCGACGACGTCGCCGCGGTAGGCGAGGCTGAGCCGGAAGTCCTCGCCCGGCTGGGCGACGAACGTCAGCGGGTAGTGGGTGGCGTCGGCGCCGGTGACCGACTCCAGTCCGGTGGCGGCGCGGACCCGCTGGTAGCCCTCGTCGTCGTAGGGGATGTTGCGCAGCACGTACAGGGTGTCGAAGAGGCGGCCGCCGCCGAGGGCGCGCTGGATGTCGGCGAGGCCGACGTGGTGGTGCGGCAGCAGTTCGGCCTGTTCGGCCTGGACGCGGCGGAGCAGGTCCACGACCGGCTCGCCGGGGCGGACGCGCACGCGCACCGGGACGGTGTTGAAGAACACCCCCACGATCGTCTCCACCCCGTCGATCTCGGGCGGCCTGCCGGAGACGGTGCTGCCGAAGACGATGTCGTCGCCGCCGGTGCGGGAGCGCAGCACCAGGCTCCACGCCGTCATCAGCACGGTGTTGACGGTGACGCCCGCCCTACGGGCCAGCGCGCCCGTCCGGTCCAGCAGCGCGGGGTCGACGACGGCGTCGACGGTCCTGGGCATGACCGTGCCGTCGCCGGGGTCGGCGGGCGAGACCAGCGTGCCCTCCTCCACCCCCTCCAGGGCGCGCCGCCACGCCTCCAGCGACGCGGCCGTGTCCTGCTTGGACAGCCACACCAGGTAGTCGCGGTAGGCGCGCGGCGGCGGCAGGGGGGAGGGGTCGCCGCCGTTGCGGTAGACCTCCATCAGCTCGGCGTTGTACAGCTCCCCCGACCAGCCGTCCATGACGATGTGGTGGAAGGTCAGCACGAGGACGTCGCGCTCCGCGGGCAGGCGGACCAGGACGTGGCGGATGAGCGGGGGGCGGGTCAGGTCGAAGCGGCGTTCGCGCTGCTCGACCCGGAGCCGGTCGAGGCGGCGGTGCGCCTCGGCCGCGTCCAGGTGCGACAGGTCGACCTCGCGCCAGGACGCCGCCAGCTCGCGGGGGACGAACTGGACGGGGCGCTCCACGCCCTCGTACCAGAATCCGGCGCGCAGCGAGGGGTGGCGGCGCAGCAGGGCGTCGGCGGCGGCGCGCAGGGCGTCGGCGTCCACGCGGCGGCCGAAGGTGAAGATGTTCTGGACGGTGTAGACGTCCAACTGCCACTCGTCGACGGTGGAGTGGTAGAGCAGCCCCTCCTGGAGGGGGGCGAGCGGAAGGACCTCCTGGATCTCCCTGGGGTCCGCGGCGCTCGTGGTCATGGTGTCTCTCCTGCTCGTGGGGGTCGGGTCAGTCCTGCTCGCGCCACATCCGCGCGAGTTCGGCGAACTCGCCGGGGTCCAGCAGGTCGGTGAACTCCTCGCCCGCCGGTTCGGGCTCGGACTCGGCGGGCCGCTCCTCGGCGGGGCGTGCCGCCTCGGCCAGCCGTTCGGGGGTGCGGTGCACGAACACGTCGCGCACGGTGAGGTCCACGCCCTCGCGCACCAGCCGCCCGACCAGGCGCAGGGAGGAGACGCTGTCGCCGCCCAGGGCGAAGAAGTCGGCGTCGGCGCCGACCTCGTCCAGGCCGAGGACCTCGGCGAAGGCCGCGCACAGGACGTGTTCTCCCGGAGTGCGCGGCGCCCGCCCGGCCCGCTGTCGCGGCTCGGGGTCGGGCAGCGCGGCGCGGTCGAGTTTGCCGCTGGCGGTCAGCGGCAGCGCGTCCAGGAACACCAGCGAGGCGGGCACGGCCGCGGCGGGAAGGACGGCGGCGAGTCGGCGGAGCAGCGTCTCGGCGGCGGGCGGGGCCGCGGTGCCGGGGACGACGTAGCCGACCAGCAGGGGCGTGCCCGAGGGGGCGGGGCGCACCGCGACGGCGGCGTCGGCCACCCCGTCCAGGGCGCGCAGCGCGGCCTCGACCTCCCCTGGTTCCAGGCGCACCCCGTTGATCTTCACCTGGTGGTCGGTGCGGCCCAGGTACTCCACCGCCCCGTCGGCGCGGCGGCGCACCAGGTCGCCGGTGCGGTAGAGGCGCGCTCCCGGCGGGCCGAACGGATCGGCGACGAACCGGGACGCGGTCAGGTCGGGACGGCCGACGTAGCCGCGCGCCAGTTGCACGCCGCCCAGGTACAGCTCGCCGACGGCGCCGGGCGGCAGGGGGCGCAGCGCCGTGTCGAGGACGTGCAGCGTCGTGTTCCACACGGGGCGGCCGATGGGCACGGTCGCGCCGAGCGGCCCGGCGCCCGCGCCGAGCACCGGGTGGCGGGTGACGTCCACGGCCGCCTCGGTGGGTCCGTACAGGTTCTCCAGGCGCGTGTCCGGCAGGGTCCGGGCGAGGTCGCGGGCCAGGTCGGCGTCGAGCGCCTCGCCGCTGCTGATCAGCAGGCGCAGGCCGGTGGCGCGGCGGGCGGTCGGCTCGTCGAGGAAGACGCGCAGCAGGGACGGCACGAAGTGGCAGACGCTCACCCCGCGGTCGGCGATGAGGGAGGCGAGGTGGGCGGGGTCGCGGTGGCCGCCGGGGCGGGCGGCGACCACGGCCGCGCCGGCGGTGAGCGGCCAGAAGAACTCCCACACCGACACATCGAACCCGGCGGGGGTCTTCTGCGCCACCCGGTCGTCGGGGGTGAGCCGGTAGGTGTGCTGCATCCACTCCAGCCGGTTGGCGATGGCCCGGTGGGAGACGCCCACGCCCTTGGGCTCGCCGGTGGAACCGGAGGTGAAGATGACATAGGCGAGCTGGTCGGGGTGGACGTCGGCGGGCGGGGCGGGATCGAGGTCGGCCAGGCGGGCGCGGACCTCCGCATCGTCCAGCACGACGGTGCCGGGCGGCGGCGCCCCGCCGAGTCCGGGCAGTGCCTCGCGCGAGGTCAGGACCGCCGTGGCGCGGGCGCGCGCGACCATGGCGGCGAGCCGCGCCGGGGGGTGGTCGGGGTCCAGCGGCAGGTAGGCCGCTCCGGCGCGCAGCACCCCCAGCAGCGCGGCCACCAGTTCCGCCGAGCGGGGCAGCGCCACCGCCACCACGTGGTCGCGGCCCACACCTCGCCCGGTGAGCAGCGCGGCGATGCGTCCGGCCCGTTCGTGCAGGTCGCGGTAGGTGAGGCGGGCGTCGTCGGCGATGACGGCCACCCGGTCGGCGTGGTCGCGTCCGGCGGCGGCGAGCAGCGCGGTGAGGGTGGTGGCCGCCACCGGCCGCCCGGTGGCGTTGTGCCGGGCCAGAGCGGCCCGCTCCCGGTCGCCGAGCAGGTCGAGGCGGCGCAGCGGCCGGTCCGGGTCGGCGGTGAGCTGCTCCAGGACGCGCACCACCAGGTCGAGGACGGCCTCGGCGTCTTCGGCGGGGAAGCGGTCGGGGTCGTGGTCGAGGCGGAGCGTGATCTCCTCCTCCGGCAGCACCGCCAGGGCCAGCGGGTAGTGGGTGGCGTCGCGCACCTCGACGTCGACGACGCGCATTCCCGCGTGGTCGGCGGCGTGCCGGGAGCGGTCCAGCGGGAAGCTCTCCACGACCAGCAGGGTGTCGAACAGCGCCCCGCCGCCCGCCGCGCGCTGCACGGCGGCCAGGCCCAGCGCGTGGTGGTCGACCAGCTCGGCCTGTTCGGCGCGCAGCCGCCGCAGCAGCGCGGCCGCCGTCTCGCCCGCGTCGAGACGCACCCGCACCGGCAGGGTGTTGGTGAACAGGCCGATCATGGCCTCGGAGCCGGCCACCTCGGGGGCGCGGCCGGAGACGGGCTGGCCGAAGACCACGTCGTCGGTCCCGGTGCGGGCGGCCAGCGCCACCGCCCACGCGGCCTGGGCCAGGGTGTTGAGGGTGACCCGGTGGGTGCGGGCGGTTTCGCGCAGCCGTCGGCTGAACTCCGCGCCGAGGGCCCGGGTGCGGCGTTCGGGCGGCCGGGTGCCGCCGGGGCGGCCGGGGGCGACCAGGCACGGTCCGGACAGGCCGGCCAGTGCCGTGCGCCACGCCTGTTCGGCCGGCGCCGGGTCCAGGCGGGCGAGCCAGGCCAGGTGGTCGCGGTAGGCGGGGGCGGGCGGCAGGGCGGCCTCGTCGCCGTCCGACGCGTACAGGGCGCACAGTTCGTCGACGAGCAGCGGCAGCGACCAGCCGTCCAGCAGGATGTGGTGGGCGGTCACCACGAGGACGTGCTCGGCGTCGCCGCCGACGAGGGCGAAGCGGATCAGCGGCGGGGCGGCCAGGTCGAAGCCGCGCGCCAGTTCCCGCTCGGCGATCCGCCCGACCGGGGCGTCCCCGGCCCCGCCGGGGTCGGCGGCCGTCCAGTCCACGTCGACGTCGGCGGGGACGAACTGCACGGGCTGGTCCAGCCCCTCGTGGGCGAACCCGGCGCGCAGGTTGGGGTGGCGGCGCAGCAGCGCGCCCGCGGCCCGCCGCAGCCGTCCGCCGTCCACCGCGCCGCGCAGCGTGATGCGGCACTGGACGGCGTAGACGTCGGCGTCCGCGCCGGTGAGGGCGTGGTGGAACAGCAGGCCCTCCTGGAGGGGGCCGAGGGGAAGCACCTCGCTGATTCCGCTGGGTTCCTGGGTCAACGCCGTCTCCTCCACAGTGATTCGAGCTGGTCCAGTTGGGTGGCGTCGAGCGAGACCAGCGGGGCGGGTTCGGTCGGCGCCGGTTCGGGCGACTTCTCGGTCCCGGTCAGGGGCTCGGCGACCGCGGCGAGCGCGGAGACGACGGGGTGCTGGAAGACCTGCCGTCCGGTGATCGCCCATCCGGCGCGGCGGGCCCCGTTGACCAGGCGCAGCGACAGGACGCTGTCGCCGCCGAGCGCGAAGAAGTCGGCGTCCGCGGCGACCTTCTCCACGCCGAGGACCTCGGCGTAGACGGCGCACAGCGCGGCCTCGGCGGGGGTGGCGGGTTCCCGGCCCGCCGCGCCCGTGTCGGGGGCGGGGGCGGGGGCGGGCAGCGCCCTGCGGTCGACCTTGCCGTTGGCGGTCAGCGGCAGCGCGTCGAGCACGACCACGGCGGCGGGCACCATGTAGGCGGGCAGCGTCCCGGCCAGCGCGGCGCGCACCTCGGCGGAGTCGAGGGGACGGGTGGCCGTGACGTAGCCGACGAGCCGGTGGTGGCCGGAGCCGTCGCCGTGGGCGACCACCACGGCCTGGGAGACTCCGTCGACGCGGGCCAGGGCGGTCTCGATCTCGCCGAGTTCGACGCGGAAACCACGGATCTTGACCTGGAAGTCGGAGCGGCCCAGGAAGTCCAGCCTGCCGTCAGTCCGCCAGCGCGCCAGATCCCCGGTGCGGTACATGCGCGCCCCCGGCGGCCCGAACGGGTCGGCGACGAACCGCTGCGCCGTCAGACCGAACCGGCCGTGGTAGCCCAGCGCCACCCCCTCACCGGCGATGTAGAGATCCCCCGCCACCCCCGGCGGCACCGGACGCAACCCCGAATCCAACACGTACACCCGCGTGTTCGCCATCGGCACACCGATCGTCACCGGCCCGCCCGCGCGGACGCGGTCGGCGGTGGACCAGATCGTGGTCTCGGTGGGCCCGTAGACGTTGGTGACCGCCGCGGCGCGGTCGGCCAGGGCCTCGGCGAGGGGGCGGGGCAGCGCCTCACCTCCGACGAGAACCCGCAGTCCGTCGACGGCGTCGGGGGCGTGCTCGGTGAGCATCTGCCACAGGGTGGGGGTGGCCTGCATGATCGTGGCGCCCTCGCCGGTGAGGAGGTCGGCCAGGGCGGCCGGGTCGCGGACGGTGTCGGCGTCGGCCAGCACCACCGTCGCCCCGGCGAGCAGCGGCAGGTACAACTCCAGCGCGGAGATGTCGAAACTGACCGTGGTCACCGCCAGCCACCGGTCCCCCGCCCCCAGCGGAAAGCGTGCGGCCATGTCGGTGAGGAAGTTCGCCAGGTTGCGGTGGGACACCACCACGCCCTTGGGACGCCCCGTCGACCCCGACGTGTACAGGACGTAGGCCGCGCCGTCCCCGGCGGGCGGTTCGGGCAGCACCGCGCGGGGGTCGGGTCGGGTGTCGGGGCCGTCGACGAGGAGGTGGCCGGTCGCGTCGGGCAGCGTCGCGGAGAGGCCGCGGGTGGTCAGCAGGG is a genomic window containing:
- a CDS encoding non-ribosomal peptide synthetase, coding for MTQEPSGISEVLPLGPLQEGLLFHHALTGADADVYAVQCRITLRGAVDGGRLRRAAGALLRRHPNLRAGFAHEGLDQPVQFVPADVDVDWTAADPGGAGDAPVGRIAERELARGFDLAAPPLIRFALVGGDAEHVLVVTAHHILLDGWSLPLLVDELCALYASDGDEAALPPAPAYRDHLAWLARLDPAPAEQAWRTALAGLSGPCLVAPGRPGGTRPPERRTRALGAEFSRRLRETARTHRVTLNTLAQAAWAVALAARTGTDDVVFGQPVSGRAPEVAGSEAMIGLFTNTLPVRVRLDAGETAAALLRRLRAEQAELVDHHALGLAAVQRAAGGGALFDTLLVVESFPLDRSRHAADHAGMRVVDVEVRDATHYPLALAVLPEEEITLRLDHDPDRFPAEDAEAVLDLVVRVLEQLTADPDRPLRRLDLLGDRERAALARHNATGRPVAATTLTALLAAAGRDHADRVAVIADDARLTYRDLHERAGRIAALLTGRGVGRDHVVAVALPRSAELVAALLGVLRAGAAYLPLDPDHPPARLAAMVARARATAVLTSREALPGLGGAPPPGTVVLDDAEVRARLADLDPAPPADVHPDQLAYVIFTSGSTGEPKGVGVSHRAIANRLEWMQHTYRLTPDDRVAQKTPAGFDVSVWEFFWPLTAGAAVVAARPGGHRDPAHLASLIADRGVSVCHFVPSLLRVFLDEPTARRATGLRLLISSGEALDADLARDLARTLPDTRLENLYGPTEAAVDVTRHPVLGAGAGPLGATVPIGRPVWNTTLHVLDTALRPLPPGAVGELYLGGVQLARGYVGRPDLTASRFVADPFGPPGARLYRTGDLVRRRADGAVEYLGRTDHQVKINGVRLEPGEVEAALRALDGVADAAVAVRPAPSGTPLLVGYVVPGTAAPPAAETLLRRLAAVLPAAAVPASLVFLDALPLTASGKLDRAALPDPEPRQRAGRAPRTPGEHVLCAAFAEVLGLDEVGADADFFALGGDSVSSLRLVGRLVREGVDLTVRDVFVHRTPERLAEAARPAEERPAESEPEPAGEEFTDLLDPGEFAELARMWREQD